The following proteins come from a genomic window of Chryseobacterium glaciei:
- a CDS encoding alkaline phosphatase PhoX → MKKKLLTVAALLLVTSSLFQAQTYVFDKNSSWSYKDNNQAQVAQWKDKTFDISTWTTGAGPLGYGDPVTTTINSGLLTAYFAKDITVNLSTLSDTMELGVMRDDGIVVYLNGEEVVRDNMPAGVIDFNTLSSTTIDGAAESVYNIFSIPKSKFVNGTNRISIELHNRGATSSDLRIDAYLKTTTNTTNPTTCNSMHISCFTSIVPTAQTGKLIIPTEHKYQLVLKEGDNYTEGGGLVGGQNDFTAYVAKNASSTNGYLSVNHETNPGGVTMAEINYNATTKLWQLTKSRAVSFSAPSLVQTIRNCSGGVTPWGTVVTAEEQTTASDVNADGMKDYGWLVEIDPATAQVISQNADGSKGKLWQMGIMNHENVVVNNAGTTAYYGEDGGTHMVYKYIMDTPNNLASGNLYVLKLDQGLSNGDPVGTTATWIQIPNKTKADQNNTASLAQSLGGTSFNGVEDVDISPLDGKIYFTAKGLNKVYRLQDNGTTASQVETFVGGLSTVYSFTTAQGTKSEAWGDGNDNLTFDELGNLWVLQDGGKNYIWVIAPDHTQANPKVKLFASMPAGSEPTGLTFTPDHKFGFFSIQHPDSTILTDVDATGNTIDYRGKSATIVVALKDNLGTTGALGTVDHAAENTVTVAPNPTSGMVKINSPKGLKDITVTAYSIDGKIVFTKKYTGSNKSLDLDFTSQLEASRVLILNIEAEGFQKTVKLLKK, encoded by the coding sequence ATGAAGAAAAAATTACTAACAGTTGCAGCCCTTTTATTAGTGACAAGTTCTCTATTTCAGGCGCAGACTTATGTGTTCGACAAGAATTCGTCGTGGAGCTACAAAGATAACAATCAGGCACAGGTTGCTCAATGGAAAGACAAGACTTTTGATATTTCAACTTGGACTACCGGAGCTGGCCCTCTAGGATATGGTGATCCTGTTACAACGACTATCAATTCAGGTCTTTTGACGGCTTATTTTGCTAAAGATATCACGGTAAATTTATCTACTCTAAGTGATACAATGGAATTAGGCGTAATGAGAGATGATGGTATCGTTGTTTACCTAAACGGTGAAGAAGTAGTGAGAGATAATATGCCAGCAGGTGTTATTGATTTCAATACATTATCAAGTACTACAATTGACGGAGCTGCAGAAAGTGTGTATAATATTTTCTCAATTCCAAAATCAAAATTCGTTAACGGAACCAACAGAATTTCTATCGAATTACACAACAGAGGAGCTACAAGTTCAGATTTAAGAATTGATGCTTATCTTAAAACAACAACAAATACAACAAACCCGACGACTTGTAATTCAATGCACATCAGTTGTTTTACATCTATCGTTCCGACTGCACAGACAGGAAAATTAATCATTCCAACTGAACATAAATATCAGCTTGTTTTAAAAGAAGGTGATAATTATACAGAAGGTGGCGGATTGGTTGGAGGTCAAAATGATTTCACTGCTTATGTTGCTAAAAATGCAAGCAGCACAAACGGTTATCTTTCTGTAAACCACGAAACAAATCCGGGTGGTGTTACCATGGCGGAAATCAATTATAACGCTACAACAAAACTTTGGCAGTTAACAAAATCCAGAGCGGTAAGTTTCTCAGCACCAAGTTTGGTACAGACAATCAGAAACTGTTCCGGAGGAGTTACACCTTGGGGAACTGTAGTTACAGCTGAAGAGCAGACAACTGCAAGTGATGTAAATGCTGATGGAATGAAGGATTACGGATGGTTGGTAGAAATTGACCCTGCAACAGCTCAGGTTATTTCTCAAAATGCTGATGGATCTAAAGGAAAATTATGGCAGATGGGTATTATGAACCACGAAAATGTAGTGGTAAATAATGCAGGAACTACAGCATATTACGGTGAAGATGGTGGAACTCACATGGTTTATAAATACATCATGGATACTCCAAACAACCTTGCTTCAGGAAACTTATATGTTTTAAAATTAGATCAGGGATTAAGCAATGGAGATCCTGTAGGAACAACAGCTACATGGATTCAGATTCCTAATAAAACTAAAGCAGATCAAAATAATACAGCTTCTCTAGCTCAGTCATTAGGCGGAACTTCTTTTAATGGAGTAGAAGATGTAGACATCAGTCCGTTAGACGGAAAAATCTATTTTACGGCTAAAGGTTTAAATAAAGTATACCGTTTACAGGATAATGGAACTACCGCTTCCCAAGTAGAAACTTTCGTAGGAGGTCTTTCTACTGTATATTCTTTCACAACTGCACAGGGAACGAAATCTGAAGCTTGGGGAGATGGTAATGACAATCTTACTTTCGATGAATTAGGAAATCTTTGGGTACTTCAGGATGGTGGTAAAAACTACATCTGGGTAATCGCTCCGGATCATACGCAGGCAAATCCAAAAGTGAAATTATTTGCTTCTATGCCGGCAGGATCAGAGCCTACAGGTCTTACATTTACACCGGATCATAAATTTGGATTCTTCTCAATTCAACACCCGGATTCTACAATTCTTACGGACGTAGATGCTACAGGAAATACAATTGACTACAGAGGAAAATCGGCAACGATCGTTGTGGCTCTTAAAGATAATTTAGGAACAACAGGAGCTTTAGGAACGGTTGATCACGCTGCAGAAAATACAGTAACAGTTGCTCCAAATCCAACTTCCGGAATGGTTAAAATTAACTCTCCAAAAGGATTGAAAGACATTACTGTAACAGCTTACAGCATAGACGGTAAAATTGTTTTCACGAAGAAATATACAGGTTCAAACAAATCATTAGATCTTGATTTCACTTCACAACTTGAAGCATCAAGAGTATTGATCTTGAATATTGAAGCAGAAGGTTTCCAGAAAACAGTGAAACTTTTAAAGAAATAG
- a CDS encoding cytochrome-c peroxidase, translated as MRSYPIVIIILLMGFAIMSFNPTYTGTENENTVVNKGLTDFKSKLEQLKSDVHLFSEDKISLEDLRKSLSNTRNSYKEIEFYIAYHYPEFSKTHLNAAPLFHIEAAGTSAYTLPPEGLQVLDELIFSDEAGEQKEEIKTITNFLYNSYASFYLSSVKNGLSKGNNKTLPLRIELIRIYTLGVTGFDTPGSLNISEEASHALLGMKKYINNDGYFKNYSVQKANGILTESIDYLSKNKDFETFDRIEFYKKYIQPLYEEFGNWDGNSDDLKEFSGWNVKSKNLFSSDFLDPYFFTLLKSSEDNPDLRKLGKDIFYDQNLSDNNKMSCATCHLPENAFTDLKTRSQSNVEGKTVLRNSPSLYNAVFAKRFFYDLRAFYLEQQAEHVIYNQDEFNTSYESIIKKLKTKPEYKKAFRSAFKNGEISKENFSKALSSYVASLYSFESDFDKFMRNEKEISDDAKKGYNLFMGKANCATCHFAPHFSGLVPPFFNENESEVLGVTKKPLNQLPIELDTDKGRVNSPVKKENSWIYENSFKTVTVRNIALTKPYFHNGAFNTLEEVMDFYNEGGGEGAGLKMKNQTLPADKLNLTQTEIKQVIAFLNTLTDISQTKK; from the coding sequence ATGAGATCTTATCCGATAGTTATCATCATTTTGTTGATGGGTTTTGCAATAATGTCATTTAATCCTACTTACACAGGTACAGAAAATGAAAATACCGTTGTAAATAAAGGTTTAACTGATTTTAAAAGCAAGCTTGAGCAACTAAAATCTGATGTTCATCTATTTTCTGAGGATAAAATCTCTCTTGAAGATTTACGAAAATCATTAAGTAACACCCGAAATTCATACAAAGAAATTGAGTTTTATATTGCTTATCATTACCCTGAATTTTCTAAAACACACCTGAATGCCGCTCCATTATTTCACATCGAGGCAGCGGGAACTTCAGCTTATACACTTCCTCCAGAGGGTTTGCAGGTTTTGGACGAATTGATATTTTCCGATGAAGCAGGAGAGCAAAAAGAGGAAATCAAGACAATCACTAATTTTCTTTATAACAGTTATGCAAGCTTCTATTTGAGTTCTGTAAAAAATGGCTTGAGCAAAGGAAATAACAAAACTTTGCCTTTAAGAATTGAATTGATTAGAATTTATACGTTAGGCGTAACAGGTTTTGATACTCCAGGTTCATTAAATATTTCCGAAGAAGCAAGTCACGCATTATTAGGAATGAAAAAATACATCAATAATGATGGTTATTTTAAAAATTATTCCGTTCAGAAAGCAAATGGAATTTTAACGGAAAGCATCGATTATCTTTCAAAAAATAAAGATTTTGAAACTTTTGACAGAATTGAGTTTTACAAAAAATATATTCAACCGTTGTATGAAGAATTCGGAAACTGGGACGGAAATTCAGATGACTTAAAAGAGTTTTCAGGTTGGAACGTAAAAAGTAAAAACCTTTTCAGCAGCGATTTCCTCGATCCTTATTTCTTTACCTTATTAAAATCTTCGGAAGATAATCCGGACCTGAGAAAATTAGGAAAAGATATTTTCTACGATCAAAACTTGAGTGATAACAACAAAATGAGCTGTGCAACCTGCCATTTACCGGAAAATGCTTTTACAGATTTAAAAACAAGATCTCAAAGTAATGTTGAAGGGAAAACGGTTTTGAGAAATTCACCTTCTTTATATAATGCAGTTTTTGCAAAAAGGTTTTTCTATGATTTAAGAGCTTTTTATTTGGAACAACAGGCTGAACACGTAATTTACAATCAAGATGAATTCAATACAAGCTACGAAAGCATCATTAAAAAATTAAAGACAAAACCGGAATATAAGAAAGCGTTCCGTTCAGCTTTTAAAAATGGAGAAATAAGTAAAGAGAATTTTTCTAAAGCGTTAAGTTCTTACGTTGCCTCACTGTATTCTTTTGAAAGTGATTTTGATAAATTCATGAGAAATGAAAAAGAAATTTCTGATGATGCTAAAAAAGGCTACAATCTCTTTATGGGAAAGGCAAATTGTGCGACTTGTCACTTCGCACCGCATTTTTCAGGATTGGTTCCGCCATTCTTTAATGAAAATGAATCTGAAGTGTTGGGTGTTACTAAAAAACCTTTAAATCAACTGCCAATCGAGCTTGATACAGATAAAGGAAGAGTAAACAGTCCTGTTAAAAAAGAAAATTCTTGGATCTATGAGAATTCATTCAAAACCGTTACCGTTAGAAATATCGCGCTTACAAAACCATATTTCCATAACGGAGCTTTCAATACACTGGAAGAAGTAATGGATTTCTATAACGAAGGCGGCGGAGAAGGAGCAGGTTTAAAAATGAAAAATCAAACATTACCAGCTGATAAATTAAACCTTACTCAAACCGAAATCAAGCAGGTAATCGCTTTCCTAAATACACTGACCGATATCAGCCAGACCAAAAAATAA